The following proteins are co-located in the Microcystis wesenbergii NRERC-220 genome:
- a CDS encoding aspartate-semialdehyde dehydrogenase: MSQKVRVAILGATGAVGTELLELLASRQFPLASLKLLASERSAGKTLDFQGESLLIEAVNERSFQDVDIVLASAGGSTSKAWAKTIVESGATIIDNSSAFRMNPEVPLVVPEINPDSVDNHRGIIANPNCTTILLGVAIWPLHQVQAIERVVVSTYQSASGAGARAMEEVKQQAQAILDNRQPPTNSFPYPLAFNLFPHNTPINGQGYCEEEMKMVNETRKIFACPGLRVSATCVRVPVLRAHSESVNLEFSRPFSVVKAREILQYAPGVKLVEDWDANYFPMPIDATGRDEVLVGRIRQDISHPNGLELWLCGDQIRKGAALNAVQIAELLVKKNLVGSRLATV, encoded by the coding sequence TTGAGTCAAAAAGTACGGGTCGCTATTTTAGGGGCCACCGGGGCCGTGGGAACGGAATTACTAGAGTTATTAGCTAGTCGTCAATTTCCTCTCGCTAGTCTAAAATTACTCGCTTCCGAGCGTTCTGCTGGAAAAACCCTCGATTTTCAGGGCGAAAGTCTCCTAATCGAAGCGGTAAACGAGCGCTCTTTTCAGGACGTGGATATCGTTCTTGCTTCTGCGGGGGGGTCCACCTCGAAAGCTTGGGCGAAAACTATTGTCGAGTCGGGTGCGACGATTATCGATAACTCCAGTGCTTTTCGCATGAATCCCGAAGTGCCTTTAGTTGTCCCGGAAATCAATCCCGACAGTGTGGACAATCACCGGGGCATTATCGCTAATCCCAACTGTACGACAATTCTTTTAGGAGTGGCGATCTGGCCTCTCCACCAAGTACAGGCGATCGAGCGAGTAGTAGTTTCTACTTATCAGTCCGCCAGTGGTGCTGGAGCGCGAGCGATGGAGGAGGTAAAACAGCAAGCACAAGCAATTCTTGATAATCGGCAACCTCCGACCAATTCCTTTCCCTATCCCCTCGCTTTTAATCTTTTTCCCCACAATACGCCGATTAATGGTCAAGGGTACTGCGAGGAAGAAATGAAAATGGTCAACGAAACCCGCAAGATTTTTGCTTGTCCGGGGCTGCGGGTTAGTGCCACCTGTGTAAGGGTTCCCGTCCTGCGGGCCCATTCGGAATCGGTTAACCTAGAATTTAGTCGGCCTTTTTCTGTGGTGAAGGCTAGAGAAATTCTTCAGTACGCTCCGGGGGTAAAATTAGTGGAAGATTGGGACGCTAATTATTTTCCCATGCCAATTGATGCTACCGGTCGCGATGAAGTATTAGTGGGACGCATTCGTCAAGATATCTCCCATCCTAACGGTCTAGAATTGTGGCTATGCGGCGATCAAATTCGCAAGGGTGCGGCTTTAAATGCCGTGCAAATTGCGGAACTTTTAGTCAAGAAAAATCTCGTCGGTTCAAGATTAGCAACAGTTTGA
- a CDS encoding RNA-guided endonuclease InsQ/TnpB family protein has translation MEKAYSFRFYPTPEQESLLRRTLGCVRLVDNKALHLRTQAWYERQERVGYTETSSMLTEWKKQEELDFLNEVSCVPLQQGLRHLQTAFTNFFAGRTKYPNFQKKHQGGSAEFTKSAFKFKDKQIYLAKCTEPLPIRWSRQIPESCEPSTVTVRLHPSGRWHISIRFDDPTIKPLPVTDKAIGIDLGISSLVITSDGDKVSNPKHFKKHYRRLRKAQKSLSRKQKGSKNLEKARIKVARIHAQITDSRKDHLHKLTTQLVRENQTIVVENLAVKNMVKNPKLSQAISDVSWGEITRQLAYKCRWYGRNYIEIDRWFPSSKRCSNCGYIAEKMPLNVREWDCPDCGTHHDRDINASKNILAAGLAVSVCGATIRPEQSKSVKAGAKNPSGKKQKPFGGSAELTVEA, from the coding sequence ATGGAAAAAGCCTACTCGTTCCGATTTTACCCCACACCCGAACAAGAGTCGCTATTGCGGCGCACTTTGGGCTGTGTAAGATTGGTTGACAATAAGGCACTCCATCTCAGAACACAAGCTTGGTATGAAAGACAAGAAAGAGTAGGATATACTGAAACTTCTTCAATGTTGACCGAGTGGAAAAAGCAAGAAGAATTAGACTTTCTCAATGAAGTTAGCTGTGTACCTTTACAACAAGGCTTAAGACATTTACAAACAGCTTTTACTAATTTCTTTGCTGGTCGTACTAAGTATCCTAACTTTCAGAAAAAACATCAGGGAGGAAGTGCCGAATTTACCAAATCTGCTTTTAAATTTAAAGACAAACAAATCTATTTAGCTAAATGCACAGAACCTTTACCTATTCGATGGTCAAGACAAATCCCAGAAAGCTGTGAACCAAGCACAGTAACAGTCAGATTACATCCCTCAGGACGTTGGCATATCTCAATAAGATTTGATGACCCAACGATTAAGCCTTTACCAGTAACAGATAAAGCCATTGGAATTGACTTAGGAATTAGTAGCCTTGTGATTACCAGCGATGGCGATAAAGTGTCTAATCCCAAGCATTTTAAAAAGCATTATCGGAGGCTGCGAAAGGCCCAAAAAAGCCTTTCTAGAAAACAGAAAGGGTCAAAAAATCTGGAAAAAGCAAGAATCAAAGTAGCTAGGATTCACGCCCAAATTACTGATAGCAGAAAAGACCATTTACACAAGCTAACCACTCAATTAGTTCGTGAAAACCAAACGATTGTGGTTGAGAATTTAGCCGTCAAGAATATGGTCAAAAACCCGAAATTATCTCAGGCAATATCTGATGTAAGCTGGGGAGAAATTACCCGACAATTAGCCTATAAATGCCGTTGGTATGGGAGAAACTACATCGAAATAGATAGATGGTTTCCTAGCTCTAAAAGGTGTAGTAATTGCGGGTATATTGCTGAGAAAATGCCGTTAAATGTTCGAGAGTGGGACTGTCCAGACTGTGGGACTCACCATGACCGAGATATTAACGCCAGTAAAAATATTTTGGCCGCAGGGCTTGCGGTGTCAGTCTGTGGAGCGACTATAAGACCAGAACAGAGTAAATCTGTTAAGGCAGGTGCGAAAAATCCTTCGGGAAAGAAACAGAAACCGTTCGGCGGTTCGGCTGAGCTCACCGTCGAAGCCTGA
- the larB gene encoding nickel pincer cofactor biosynthesis protein LarB, translating into MFHAADLRSLLTAVARGEINPETALDKLKHLAFEPVEDFAKIDHHRQLRTGFPEVIWGPGKTTAQIAQIINVLRQNSPVVMATRIEAEIAAQLQEQVTDLVYYPLARICAIAAAAPENPPKGIISILTAGTADIPVAEEAAVTAQLCGFSVQRLWDVGVAGIHRLLNHRHLLDAADVLIVVAGMEGALPSVVAGLVDRPVIAVPTSIGYGTSFGGIAPLLTMLNSCAVGVGVVNIDNGFGAAMLAGQILRTAARLA; encoded by the coding sequence ATGTTCCATGCTGCCGATTTGCGATCGCTGCTGACCGCCGTTGCCAGGGGAGAAATTAACCCGGAGACAGCCTTAGATAAACTTAAACATCTGGCCTTTGAACCGGTGGAAGACTTCGCTAAAATTGACCATCATCGTCAATTAAGAACGGGATTTCCGGAGGTTATCTGGGGGCCGGGTAAAACCACCGCTCAAATCGCCCAAATTATCAATGTTTTGCGTCAAAATAGTCCCGTGGTTATGGCCACCCGGATTGAAGCAGAGATAGCAGCCCAGCTACAGGAACAGGTAACAGACTTAGTTTATTATCCCTTAGCCCGCATCTGTGCCATTGCCGCAGCTGCCCCAGAAAATCCCCCAAAAGGGATAATTTCCATCCTAACGGCGGGAACTGCCGATATTCCCGTAGCGGAGGAGGCGGCGGTTACTGCTCAATTATGCGGTTTTTCCGTGCAGCGTCTCTGGGATGTGGGAGTAGCGGGAATTCATCGCCTCTTGAATCATCGCCATCTACTGGATGCCGCCGATGTGTTAATTGTTGTTGCGGGAATGGAAGGAGCCTTACCAAGTGTGGTAGCGGGATTAGTTGATCGCCCGGTGATCGCCGTTCCCACCAGTATCGGTTACGGAACCAGTTTCGGTGGTATTGCTCCTTTGTTAACTATGCTCAATTCCTGCGCGGTCGGTGTGGGTGTGGTTAATATCGATAATGGTTTTGGGGCTGCCATGTTAGCCGGCCAAATTTTACGCACGGCGGCCAGACTAGCCTAG
- a CDS encoding type II toxin-antitoxin system VapC family toxin — protein sequence MYLLDTDHITILDRGGQPAQQLLKKLAAITSSEVATTIITYEEQMRGWLSYIAKTNSIETQVVAYRRLEKHLANYRTIPIVGFDEKAGQVFQELRVTYPRLGSMDLKIAAISMVNQAILLTRNLSDFGQIAGLRAEDWTITSN from the coding sequence ATGTATCTCCTTGACACAGATCATATTACTATTCTCGATCGCGGGGGACAACCGGCACAACAATTGCTGAAAAAACTGGCTGCTATTACAAGCAGCGAAGTTGCCACCACAATTATCACCTACGAAGAACAAATGCGGGGATGGCTCAGTTACATAGCCAAGACCAATTCGATTGAAACCCAAGTTGTTGCCTATCGAAGGCTAGAAAAGCACCTCGCTAATTATCGCACGATTCCCATTGTCGGCTTTGATGAAAAGGCAGGTCAAGTTTTTCAAGAACTTCGGGTAACTTACCCTCGTTTGGGTTCGATGGATTTGAAGATTGCTGCTATCTCAATGGTTAATCAGGCTATCCTGCTGACGAGAAATCTCTCAGATTTTGGGCAAATTGCCGGTTTAAGAGCAGAAGATTGGACGATTACAAGCAACTGA
- a CDS encoding ribonuclease J, giving the protein MNQDKTQAKLKIIPLGGLHEIGKNTCVFEYDDEIILLDAGLAFPSDDMHGVNVVLPDMTYLRENRHKIKGMIVTHGHEDHIGGIPYHLKQFDVPIIYGPRLAMALLRDKLEEAGLANRTKLETVVPRQMVRLGKSFMVEYIRNTHSIADSFCVAIHTPLGVVIHTGDFKIDHTPVDGEFFDLQKIAEHGEKGVLCLLSDSTNAEVPGYTPSEASVYPGLERVFNQATGRIMITTFASSVHRINLVLKLAQKFNRKVVVVGRSMLNVIAHARNLGYIKCPDDLFEPLKATRNLADEKIVILTTGSQGETLAAMTRISKGEHPHIRVRQGDTIVFSANPIPGNTIAVVNTIDRLMMQGANVVYGRDKGIHVSGHGSQEDHKLMLSLTRPKFFVPVHGEHRMLVKHAQMAQSMGIPAENMVIVKNGDTIELTGDRIGLGAPVPSGIELVDQAGVVHEHIMQERQQLAEDGVITIAAFVNGEGQLSAPPEINLRGVVTKVEISLLNQLIIRAIERCLSDRSGEFKTATGDQDWAGLRAEIETTLQRLIKRELQSQPLVIFLLQAAATEPANNRTYRRRRPAATMAS; this is encoded by the coding sequence ATGAATCAAGATAAAACCCAAGCAAAACTAAAGATCATTCCCCTAGGAGGACTACACGAAATCGGCAAAAACACCTGTGTTTTTGAGTACGATGATGAGATTATTCTCCTGGATGCCGGTTTAGCTTTTCCCTCCGACGATATGCACGGGGTTAATGTAGTGCTTCCCGATATGACTTATCTAAGGGAAAATCGCCATAAAATTAAGGGTATGATCGTCACCCACGGTCATGAAGATCATATCGGTGGCATTCCCTACCATCTCAAACAATTTGATGTGCCAATTATCTACGGTCCGCGTCTAGCGATGGCTTTATTGCGGGATAAATTGGAAGAAGCAGGATTAGCAAATCGTACCAAATTAGAAACCGTAGTTCCTCGGCAAATGGTGCGTTTAGGTAAATCTTTCATGGTGGAATATATCCGCAATACCCACTCGATCGCCGATAGTTTTTGTGTAGCAATTCACACTCCTTTAGGGGTAGTTATTCACACGGGAGATTTTAAAATTGACCATACTCCCGTGGATGGCGAATTCTTTGATCTGCAAAAAATTGCCGAACATGGCGAGAAAGGGGTGCTATGTTTATTGAGTGATTCCACTAACGCGGAAGTACCCGGTTATACTCCCTCGGAAGCTTCCGTTTATCCCGGTTTAGAGCGGGTTTTTAACCAAGCAACGGGACGGATTATGATCACTACCTTTGCCTCTTCGGTGCATCGGATTAATCTGGTGTTGAAATTGGCCCAGAAATTTAACCGGAAAGTGGTGGTAGTGGGTCGATCGATGTTAAATGTCATCGCTCATGCGCGCAATTTGGGGTATATAAAATGTCCCGACGATCTATTTGAACCCTTGAAAGCGACCCGCAATTTAGCCGATGAAAAAATCGTCATTTTAACCACAGGCTCCCAGGGAGAAACTTTAGCGGCCATGACGCGGATTTCTAAGGGTGAACATCCTCATATTCGCGTGCGTCAGGGGGATACGATTGTCTTTTCCGCTAATCCGATTCCGGGTAATACCATCGCTGTGGTCAATACGATTGATCGCCTGATGATGCAGGGTGCTAACGTAGTTTACGGACGCGATAAGGGAATTCACGTTTCTGGCCATGGTTCCCAAGAAGACCATAAATTGATGCTATCTTTGACCCGGCCGAAGTTTTTTGTGCCAGTGCATGGAGAACACCGAATGCTGGTCAAACACGCTCAGATGGCCCAAAGTATGGGGATTCCCGCCGAAAATATGGTAATTGTCAAAAATGGTGACACGATCGAGTTAACTGGCGATCGCATTGGCCTCGGCGCACCAGTGCCTTCGGGAATCGAGTTAGTCGATCAAGCGGGTGTGGTCCACGAACACATTATGCAGGAAAGACAACAGTTAGCCGAAGATGGTGTGATTACGATCGCCGCCTTCGTTAACGGGGAGGGACAATTAAGCGCACCTCCAGAGATTAATTTGCGCGGTGTGGTGACAAAAGTGGAAATCTCGCTGCTGAATCAGTTAATTATTCGGGCGATCGAACGCTGTTTAAGCGATCGCAGTGGTGAATTTAAAACCGCCACGGGGGACCAAGATTGGGCCGGTTTACGGGCCGAAATCGAGACGACTTTGCAACGTTTAATCAAACGGGAGTTACAGAGTCAACCTCTAGTGATTTTCCTCCTGCAAGCGGCGGCAACGGAACCAGCGAACAATCGTACTTATCGCCGCCGCCGTCCCGCAGCTACCATGGCCTCCTAA
- the tig gene encoding trigger factor gives MKVIQEKLPASQIGLEIEIPAETTKNTHEQVVKNLAKSANIPGFRPGKVPRQILLQRLGTKAVKAAVIEELLENCLESALKQEGIESLGTPQLLSQFEDLIAAYEPGKALTFSVSVDVAPTIVLGDYENLSVTAEETVYDPESVENWFKERQEQLATLVPVEDRGAQLGDVAIVDYRGKSAETGEDIPDIDGEDLRVDMEPGRFIEGMVEGIVGMKPEEVKEMTLTFPEDYPKEDVAAKAVIFTITMKELKAKELPELDDDFAQEVSDQETIAELRASLEKRFREEAEKETKDSIYEALTKELVKGATLDLPETLIEKEVTQILTQSFMQFQQMGLDVNQLFTKDNIPKMRENARPDAIESLKQTLVVQELAKVAGIEVSPEAVTEKIANIMAQLSDRDIDRQRLEQVITEEILAENTLAWLKEKATITLVPKGSLEEETSEEEETEETLAAAEVEVLAAEEE, from the coding sequence ATGAAAGTTATTCAGGAAAAGCTTCCTGCCAGTCAGATAGGTTTAGAAATTGAAATTCCCGCCGAAACCACGAAAAACACCCACGAGCAAGTGGTCAAGAATTTAGCGAAGTCGGCCAATATACCCGGTTTTCGCCCTGGTAAGGTTCCCCGTCAGATTCTTCTGCAAAGATTGGGAACTAAAGCGGTAAAAGCGGCAGTAATTGAGGAATTACTTGAAAATTGTCTCGAATCTGCTCTAAAACAGGAGGGAATCGAGTCCCTGGGTACTCCGCAGCTATTGTCTCAGTTTGAGGATTTGATCGCTGCCTATGAACCGGGTAAAGCTTTGACTTTTTCAGTTTCCGTGGATGTGGCCCCGACAATTGTTCTCGGAGATTACGAAAATCTGAGCGTTACTGCCGAAGAAACCGTTTATGATCCCGAATCCGTGGAAAATTGGTTTAAAGAGCGTCAAGAACAGTTAGCGACATTGGTTCCCGTGGAAGATCGCGGGGCGCAGCTGGGAGATGTGGCGATCGTTGATTATCGAGGAAAATCCGCCGAAACCGGCGAGGATATCCCGGATATTGACGGCGAAGATCTGCGGGTGGATATGGAACCAGGACGCTTTATCGAGGGGATGGTAGAAGGAATTGTCGGCATGAAACCGGAAGAAGTCAAAGAGATGACTTTAACTTTCCCAGAAGATTATCCCAAAGAAGATGTGGCAGCAAAAGCGGTAATCTTTACAATTACGATGAAAGAGTTAAAAGCGAAGGAATTACCAGAGCTTGACGACGATTTTGCCCAAGAAGTCAGCGATCAGGAAACAATCGCCGAATTAAGAGCAAGTTTAGAGAAACGTTTCCGAGAAGAAGCGGAGAAGGAAACCAAAGACAGCATTTATGAGGCTTTAACCAAGGAATTGGTCAAGGGTGCGACTTTAGATTTACCGGAGACGCTGATCGAAAAGGAAGTGACGCAAATTTTGACCCAAAGCTTCATGCAGTTCCAACAAATGGGGCTAGATGTCAACCAGTTGTTTACAAAAGATAATATTCCCAAAATGCGGGAAAACGCCCGTCCCGATGCGATCGAAAGTCTGAAACAGACTCTCGTGGTGCAGGAATTGGCTAAAGTCGCAGGCATTGAAGTCAGTCCCGAAGCGGTAACGGAAAAAATCGCTAATATCATGGCCCAATTGTCCGATCGCGACATAGATAGGCAGCGTCTGGAACAGGTGATCACCGAAGAAATCCTGGCGGAAAACACCCTGGCATGGCTGAAGGAAAAGGCTACTATCACCCTCGTCCCCAAAGGTTCCCTAGAGGAAGAAACAAGCGAGGAGGAGGAAACAGAAGAAACCTTAGCAGCCGCCGAAGTGGAAGTGTTGGCAGCCGAGGAAGAATAA
- a CDS encoding type II toxin-antitoxin system VapB family antitoxin: protein MMTNIIIDDQLMADALKATGLKTKQEVVELGLKTLIRLKQQEKIKAFKGKLKWEGNLEEMRHNQ, encoded by the coding sequence ATGATGACTAACATTATCATTGATGACCAACTCATGGCTGATGCTCTTAAAGCTACTGGTTTAAAGACTAAACAAGAAGTTGTTGAATTGGGTCTTAAGACTTTGATTCGGCTCAAACAACAGGAGAAAATTAAAGCCTTTAAAGGTAAGCTTAAATGGGAAGGAAACCTTGAGGAAATGAGGCACAATCAATGA
- the vapC gene encoding type II toxin-antitoxin system VapC family toxin gives MILVDSSVWIDYFNGYNTTETTELDLLLGVEPIAIGDIILTEVLQGFRSDKDYQIAYRLLTSLTIYDLLGLRMALKSADNYRQLRKKGITIRKTADVIIASFCIENNLPLFFSDKDFIPFVKHLKLISASPTT, from the coding sequence ATGATTCTTGTGGATTCCAGTGTTTGGATTGATTATTTCAATGGTTATAATACTACGGAAACAACAGAACTTGATTTATTGCTGGGAGTTGAGCCGATAGCTATTGGTGATATTATTCTCACCGAAGTTCTCCAAGGTTTTAGGAGTGATAAGGATTATCAAATAGCCTATCGCTTACTAACTTCATTGACCATTTATGATTTACTAGGTTTGAGAATGGCATTGAAAAGCGCGGACAATTATCGCCAGTTACGCAAGAAGGGGATCACTATTAGGAAAACTGCTGATGTTATTATTGCTTCCTTTTGTATTGAAAATAATCTTCCGCTCTTTTTTTCAGATAAAGATTTTATTCCTTTTGTGAAGCACTTAAAGCTAATTTCAGCTTCTCCTACCACTTGA
- the dxs gene encoding 1-deoxy-D-xylulose-5-phosphate synthase, with translation MHLSEITHPNQLHGLSLRQLEDIARQIREKHLQTIAATGGHLGPGLGVVELTIALYQTLDLDRDKVLWDVGHQAYPHKLLTGRYNDFHTLRQKNGVAGYLKRCESKFDHFGAGHASTSISAGLGMALARDAKGEDFKVVSIIGDGALTGGMALEAINHAGHLPNTNIMVILNDNEMSISPNVGAISRYLNKVRLSEPVQFIADNLEEQFKNLPFFGDSLTPEMERVKEGMKRLAVPKVGAVIEELGFKYFGPIDGHNIPELIATFKQAHKVHGPVFVHVATVKGKGYEWAEKDQVGYHAQNPFNLATGKPIPSSKPKPPAYSKVFGHTLTKLAENDPRIIGITAAMATGTGLDKFQAKLPKQYIDVGIAEQHAVTLAGGLACEGMRPVVTIYSTFLQRAFDQIIHDICIQNLPVFFCMDRAGIVGADGPTHQGMYDIAYLRCIPNMTIMAPKDEAELQRMVVTGINHTSGPIAMRYPRGNGLGVPLMEEGWEALPIGKGEILRSGDDILLLGYGTMVNTSLQVAEILSEHGIEATVVNARFVKPLDTELIFPLAQRLGKVVTLEEGCLMGGFGSAVLEALQDANILVPVKRFGVPDKLVDHATPEESFADLGLTSPQIAQQVLAAFFSQKQTANVG, from the coding sequence ATGCACCTAAGTGAAATTACTCATCCCAACCAGTTACATGGTTTATCACTCCGTCAATTAGAAGATATTGCCCGTCAGATTCGCGAAAAACACCTCCAGACGATCGCCGCTACCGGTGGACATTTGGGACCGGGGTTAGGAGTCGTAGAACTAACGATCGCGCTTTACCAAACCCTCGATCTCGATCGAGATAAAGTCCTTTGGGACGTGGGACACCAAGCTTATCCGCACAAACTCCTCACCGGTCGCTATAACGATTTTCACACCCTGCGCCAAAAAAACGGCGTTGCGGGCTATCTAAAACGTTGCGAGAGCAAATTTGACCATTTTGGGGCTGGACACGCCTCCACGAGCATTTCTGCGGGGTTAGGAATGGCTTTAGCCCGGGATGCCAAGGGGGAAGATTTCAAGGTGGTATCGATCATCGGGGATGGTGCTTTAACCGGGGGTATGGCCCTAGAAGCGATTAACCATGCTGGACATTTACCGAACACCAACATCATGGTTATCCTCAACGATAACGAAATGTCCATTTCCCCCAACGTCGGGGCAATTTCCCGCTATCTCAATAAAGTTCGTCTGAGCGAACCCGTCCAGTTTATCGCCGATAATCTCGAAGAACAATTTAAAAATCTACCCTTCTTCGGTGACTCCCTCACTCCGGAAATGGAACGAGTCAAAGAAGGGATGAAACGGTTAGCAGTTCCCAAAGTTGGCGCAGTCATCGAGGAATTGGGCTTTAAATATTTTGGCCCGATTGATGGTCATAATATTCCCGAATTAATCGCCACTTTTAAACAGGCCCATAAGGTCCACGGACCGGTTTTCGTCCACGTTGCCACCGTTAAAGGCAAAGGCTACGAATGGGCCGAAAAAGATCAAGTGGGTTATCATGCCCAAAATCCCTTTAATTTAGCCACGGGTAAACCGATTCCCTCCAGTAAACCGAAACCTCCCGCTTATTCCAAAGTTTTCGGGCATACTCTCACTAAATTGGCGGAAAATGACCCGCGCATTATCGGTATCACCGCCGCCATGGCCACGGGGACGGGATTAGATAAATTTCAAGCAAAACTGCCGAAACAGTACATCGATGTGGGAATTGCCGAACAACACGCGGTTACTCTCGCTGGTGGTCTTGCTTGCGAAGGAATGCGCCCGGTTGTCACTATTTACTCTACTTTCCTGCAGCGGGCTTTTGATCAGATTATTCATGATATCTGCATTCAAAATCTACCGGTTTTCTTCTGCATGGACCGGGCCGGTATTGTCGGGGCCGATGGACCGACCCACCAAGGGATGTACGATATCGCCTACCTGCGTTGTATCCCCAATATGACCATTATGGCCCCGAAAGATGAGGCGGAACTGCAAAGAATGGTCGTGACCGGGATTAATCATACCAGCGGCCCCATTGCCATGCGTTACCCCCGGGGCAACGGTTTAGGGGTTCCCCTGATGGAAGAAGGTTGGGAAGCTTTACCCATCGGTAAGGGCGAAATTCTCCGCAGTGGCGATGATATTCTCCTGTTAGGATACGGCACTATGGTCAACACTTCCCTACAGGTGGCCGAAATCCTCAGCGAACACGGCATCGAAGCCACAGTGGTTAATGCCCGTTTTGTCAAGCCCCTTGATACAGAACTTATCTTTCCCCTTGCCCAACGTCTTGGTAAAGTGGTGACTTTAGAAGAAGGTTGTTTGATGGGTGGTTTTGGTTCTGCGGTTTTGGAAGCTTTACAGGATGCTAATATTCTAGTTCCTGTCAAGCGTTTCGGGGTTCCCGATAAATTAGTGGACCACGCAACACCAGAGGAATCCTTCGCTGATTTGGGTTTAACCAGTCCCCAGATTGCCCAACAGGTTTTAGCGGCATTTTTTAGCCAAAAACAAACCGCTAACGTCGGTTAA
- a CDS encoding DUF2191 domain-containing protein has product MADALKATGLSYSLCDKFDFYSSDRSLCPLCLCGSFPSLFIAGSLH; this is encoded by the coding sequence ATGGCTGATGCTCTTAAAGCTACTGGACTCTCCTATTCTTTGTGTGATAAGTTTGACTTCTATAGTAGTGATCGATCTTTGTGTCCTTTGTGTCTCTGTGGTTCATTCCCCTCACTATTTATTGCTGGCAGTCTTCATTGA
- the dapA gene encoding 4-hydroxy-tetrahydrodipicolinate synthase: MSETTYFGRVITAMVTPFTVEGQVNYALVEKLADYLVTHGSDGIVVCGTTGESPTLSWQEEYELFSIVKKAVNGRGKVIAGTGSNSTSEAIEATQQAAKLGLDGSLQVVPYYNKPPQEGLYEHFRTIAKACPDLPVMLYNIPGRTGQNMTPETIIKLAAVDNIVAVKEASGNLEQTCKIYCHTPENFAIYSGDDFLTLPLMTCGAVGVVSVASHLVGEEIRGMIQAFLTGDAAKATEINLKLFPLFKGLFCATNPIPIKAALNLVGWEVGGLRLPLCSLSPELEEGLAKIMQELALI; encoded by the coding sequence ATGAGTGAAACAACATATTTTGGACGAGTAATTACGGCGATGGTGACTCCCTTCACCGTCGAAGGTCAAGTTAATTATGCCCTGGTGGAAAAATTGGCCGATTATCTAGTTACTCACGGTAGCGATGGTATAGTGGTCTGTGGGACGACGGGAGAATCACCCACCCTAAGTTGGCAGGAAGAATACGAACTATTTAGTATTGTCAAAAAAGCGGTTAATGGTCGGGGAAAAGTGATCGCGGGGACGGGTTCTAATTCCACTTCCGAAGCGATCGAAGCTACCCAACAGGCTGCTAAACTGGGTTTAGATGGTTCTTTGCAAGTGGTCCCCTACTACAATAAACCACCCCAAGAGGGTTTATACGAGCATTTTCGCACCATTGCCAAAGCTTGTCCCGATCTGCCAGTAATGCTTTATAATATCCCCGGTCGTACGGGTCAAAATATGACCCCGGAAACGATTATTAAACTGGCAGCAGTTGATAATATTGTGGCGGTAAAAGAAGCTAGTGGTAATTTAGAACAAACCTGCAAGATTTACTGTCATACCCCTGAAAATTTCGCTATTTATTCCGGTGATGATTTTCTCACCTTACCCCTGATGACCTGTGGTGCGGTGGGGGTGGTCAGTGTTGCTAGTCATCTAGTGGGAGAAGAAATACGAGGAATGATTCAAGCTTTCTTAACCGGAGATGCGGCCAAAGCGACCGAGATTAACTTGAAATTATTTCCGTTGTTTAAAGGTTTATTCTGTGCCACTAATCCAATTCCAATTAAAGCGGCCTTAAATCTAGTCGGTTGGGAAGTGGGGGGTCTAAGACTTCCTTTATGTTCCTTAAGTCCAGAGTTAGAAGAAGGATTAGCAAAAATTATGCAAGAATTGGCTTTAATCTAG